The following are encoded in a window of Mycobacteroides chelonae CCUG 47445 genomic DNA:
- a CDS encoding TIGR02569 family protein, with the protein MTVDRPPEHVLATYGLSGVKPVQLGPTWEGGWRCGEVVLSLVADHARAAWSAKVRDTLFIDGVRLARPVRSTDGRYVVSGWRADTFVAGAPEPRHDEVVSLSVRLHEATSKLERPRFLTQPPVAPWADVDVFIAADRAAWEDRPLQSWPSAARVSPGSPDGQRSIDLINQLASLRRPTKSPPQLVHGDLYGTVLFAGAAAPGITDITPYWRPASWAAGVAVVDALSWGDADDGLIERWATLPEWPQMLLRALIFRLAVHALHPRSSAQSFPGLARTAALVRLTL; encoded by the coding sequence GTGACTGTGGACCGCCCACCCGAGCACGTGCTCGCGACTTACGGGCTCAGCGGCGTCAAACCAGTCCAGCTAGGCCCGACATGGGAGGGTGGCTGGCGCTGCGGTGAAGTGGTGTTGTCACTGGTAGCGGATCATGCGCGTGCCGCGTGGTCCGCCAAGGTGCGCGACACCCTGTTCATCGACGGGGTGCGTTTGGCTCGGCCGGTTCGCTCCACCGACGGGCGGTATGTCGTATCGGGTTGGCGTGCGGACACATTCGTTGCGGGCGCGCCCGAGCCCCGGCACGACGAGGTCGTGTCGCTGTCGGTGCGCCTCCATGAGGCCACCTCCAAGCTGGAACGTCCCCGATTCCTCACCCAGCCCCCGGTGGCGCCCTGGGCCGATGTCGACGTATTCATCGCGGCCGATCGTGCGGCCTGGGAAGACCGGCCGCTGCAATCTTGGCCCTCTGCTGCCCGGGTATCGCCCGGTTCGCCCGATGGCCAGCGATCCATCGATCTGATCAATCAATTGGCCAGTCTGCGGCGGCCCACCAAGAGTCCACCGCAGCTGGTCCACGGTGACCTGTATGGCACCGTGCTTTTCGCGGGTGCCGCTGCGCCCGGTATCACCGACATCACCCCCTACTGGCGTCCCGCGTCCTGGGCGGCAGGTGTCGCGGTGGTGGACGCACTGTCCTGGGGAGACGCGGACGACGGTCTTATCGAACGCTGGGCGACCTTGCCGGAGTGGCCGCAGATGCTGTTGCGGGCCTTGATCTTCCGGCTGGCCGTACACGCACTGCACCCCCGTTCGTCGGCACAGTCCTTCCCGGGGCTGGCGCGGACCGCGGCGCTGGTGCGGCTCACGCTGTAA
- the moeZ gene encoding adenylyltransferase/sulfurtransferase MoeZ: MPPLVRPAADLTRDEVARYSRHLIIPDLGVDGQKRLKNAKVLVIGAGGLGSPTLLYLAAAGVGTIGIVEFDVVDESNLQRQIIHGQSDIGRSKAQSARDSVLEINPLVEVRLHELRLEPDNAVNLFSQYDLILDGTDNFATRYLVNDAAVLAHKPYVWGSIYRFEGQVSVFWEDAPDGLGLNYRDLYPEPPPPGMVPSCAEGGVLGILCASIASVMGTEAIKLITGIGDSLLGRLMVYDALDMTYRTIKIRKDPATPKITELIDYDAFCGVISDEASAAVADSTITPRELRELLDADKKVALIDVREPVEWDIVHIDGAELVPKSTLESGAGLAKLPQDRQAVLYCKTGIRSAEALVAVKKAGFADAVHLQGGIAAWAKQVDPDMVMY, translated from the coding sequence TTGCCGCCGTTGGTACGTCCCGCCGCCGATCTGACCCGCGACGAAGTCGCGCGGTACAGCCGGCATCTGATCATCCCTGACCTGGGCGTCGATGGGCAGAAACGTCTCAAGAACGCCAAGGTGCTCGTCATCGGTGCGGGCGGCCTCGGATCTCCGACACTCTTGTACCTGGCCGCCGCGGGTGTCGGCACCATCGGCATCGTCGAGTTCGACGTTGTGGACGAGTCCAACCTGCAGCGCCAGATCATCCACGGCCAGTCCGATATCGGCCGGTCCAAGGCGCAGAGTGCACGTGACTCGGTGCTGGAGATCAATCCGCTGGTCGAGGTGCGGTTGCATGAGTTGCGCCTGGAACCCGATAACGCGGTGAACCTGTTCTCCCAGTACGACCTGATCCTGGACGGCACCGACAACTTCGCGACGCGCTACCTGGTGAACGATGCCGCGGTGCTCGCACACAAGCCCTACGTGTGGGGCTCGATCTACCGTTTCGAGGGGCAGGTATCTGTTTTCTGGGAAGACGCGCCCGACGGGCTCGGCTTGAACTATCGCGACCTGTACCCCGAGCCGCCGCCTCCGGGCATGGTGCCGTCCTGCGCGGAGGGCGGTGTGCTGGGCATCCTGTGCGCGTCCATCGCCTCGGTGATGGGTACCGAGGCCATCAAGCTGATCACCGGAATCGGTGACTCCTTGCTCGGCAGGCTCATGGTGTATGACGCGCTCGACATGACGTACCGCACCATCAAGATCCGCAAGGATCCGGCCACGCCGAAGATCACCGAGCTCATCGACTACGACGCGTTCTGCGGCGTGATCAGCGACGAGGCTTCGGCTGCGGTCGCAGATTCCACTATTACCCCCCGTGAGCTGCGCGAATTGCTCGACGCCGACAAGAAGGTGGCGCTGATCGACGTGCGCGAGCCGGTCGAATGGGACATCGTTCACATCGACGGTGCCGAGTTGGTGCCCAAGTCGACTCTGGAGTCCGGAGCCGGCCTTGCCAAGCTGCCGCAGGATCGTCAGGCGGTGCTGTACTGCAAGACGGGGATTCGGTCGGCAGAGGCGCTTGTGGCGGTCAAGAAGGCGGGTTTCGCGGACGCGGTACACCTCCAGGGTGGCATCGCCGCCTGGGCCAAACAGGTGGACCCCGACATGGTCATGTACTGA